A genome region from Streptomyces sp. SAI-135 includes the following:
- a CDS encoding LysR substrate-binding domain-containing protein — MEIRQLRYFLAVAEDCHFGRAAARLHIAQPALSQQIKQLEGELGLALFTRTTRHVELTEAGRRLADHARTLVAGEERARSHMHELAAGRTGRVSVGFIGTATYDVLPKVARTVKERLPGVTLDLHGEVLAPRLVEGLLNETYDLVVVREAAPVEDVHITPLRTEPLVAVLPSHHPLAGRSRMALKNLADEPFVIHPSQARSSMYDRVLAACKRAGFEPSPLVEVSETATLVVFVAAGHGVALVPQSVRSLHLEGVTYVPLADAEAVDLLLVRRTDRFSPATARVATVIEECVRD; from the coding sequence ATGGAGATCCGTCAGCTCCGCTATTTCCTCGCCGTGGCCGAGGACTGCCACTTCGGACGCGCCGCGGCCCGCCTGCACATAGCGCAACCGGCCCTGTCCCAGCAGATCAAGCAGCTGGAGGGTGAACTGGGCCTTGCCCTCTTCACCCGAACCACCCGGCATGTCGAACTCACCGAAGCCGGCCGCCGACTCGCCGACCACGCGCGGACACTCGTCGCAGGTGAGGAACGCGCGCGCTCCCACATGCACGAACTGGCAGCAGGGCGCACGGGCCGTGTCTCCGTCGGCTTCATCGGCACGGCGACCTACGACGTGCTGCCCAAGGTCGCGCGCACCGTCAAAGAACGACTCCCCGGAGTCACTCTGGATCTGCACGGGGAGGTTCTCGCGCCTCGACTCGTCGAAGGGCTGCTCAACGAGACGTACGACCTCGTGGTGGTCCGAGAGGCAGCACCCGTCGAGGACGTCCACATCACGCCGCTGCGTACCGAACCCCTCGTGGCGGTGCTTCCATCCCACCATCCACTCGCAGGCCGCAGCCGCATGGCTCTGAAAAATCTCGCCGACGAGCCCTTCGTGATCCACCCCTCACAGGCGCGATCCTCGATGTACGACCGCGTTCTCGCAGCGTGCAAACGCGCCGGCTTCGAACCCTCGCCGCTGGTGGAGGTCAGTGAGACGGCGACGCTGGTCGTGTTCGTCGCAGCGGGACACGGTGTGGCCCTGGTCCCGCAGTCGGTACGAAGTCTCCACCTGGAAGGTGTGACGTACGTGCCGTTGGCGGACGCCGAAGCAGTCGACCTCCTCCTGGTCCGCCGGACGGACCGCTTTTCCCCGGCAACGGCCCGCGTCGCTACGGTGATCGAGGAGTGTGTGCGCGATTGA
- a CDS encoding ATP-binding protein, which translates to MRRNDAGLKVSGYAEAEEGVGVMYPATGNLISPVADAAAENRSGPTTAEATNTPDGPSHIPVPQPRVDDFSWLLTHCPKAARAARKIAAVVLAEWHTSEEATDTALLVVSELVTNAVEHAQPPVTLHLHRERAGSRVWVGVSDGGPAEDAGPWISSCSDDEHGRGLEVVGALATAHGTRHHSGGITRWARLQTTAPED; encoded by the coding sequence ATGCGCCGAAATGATGCCGGCCTGAAGGTGTCTGGGTACGCGGAAGCGGAAGAAGGGGTCGGCGTCATGTACCCAGCGACGGGGAACCTCATCTCACCTGTCGCGGACGCGGCCGCGGAGAACCGGTCCGGTCCGACTACGGCAGAAGCAACGAACACCCCGGACGGACCGTCGCATATACCCGTTCCTCAGCCACGGGTCGATGACTTCAGCTGGCTTCTGACACACTGCCCGAAGGCAGCTCGTGCCGCCCGGAAGATCGCTGCCGTCGTCCTGGCCGAATGGCACACGAGCGAAGAAGCGACTGACACGGCCCTGCTGGTGGTCTCCGAACTGGTCACCAACGCCGTAGAGCATGCGCAGCCACCGGTGACGCTGCATCTGCACCGTGAGCGTGCCGGGAGCCGTGTCTGGGTGGGCGTGAGCGATGGCGGCCCCGCCGAGGACGCAGGGCCCTGGATCTCGTCCTGCTCCGATGACGAGCACGGCCGGGGCCTGGAGGTCGTCGGCGCCCTGGCCACCGCCCACGGCACTCGCCACCACTCCGGTGGCATCACGCGGTGGGCGCGGCTGCAGACCACTGCACCTGAGGACTGA
- a CDS encoding DoxX family protein, translating to MSSTDLALLALRGVIGGVFLAHGLNHILGGGRLRGTAGWFASLGMRPGYVHAVVASAVEVASGALLVFGLFTPVAGAGVVGTMVVAWVINHAKNGFFIFRPGEGYEYVMVLAATGLCLAGTGPGRISLDRLIGIGQPGWTGLVIGLAGVVGAGLLLALCWRPEDAG from the coding sequence GCTCTCCGTGGAGTGATCGGTGGGGTGTTCTTGGCCCATGGGTTGAACCACATTCTCGGCGGGGGACGACTGCGCGGCACGGCCGGATGGTTCGCCAGTCTCGGCATGCGCCCTGGTTACGTGCACGCCGTTGTCGCCAGCGCCGTCGAGGTCGCATCGGGCGCGCTGCTGGTGTTCGGCCTGTTCACCCCGGTTGCCGGGGCCGGCGTCGTCGGCACGATGGTCGTCGCATGGGTGATCAACCACGCCAAGAACGGGTTCTTCATCTTCCGGCCAGGCGAGGGCTATGAGTATGTGATGGTGCTTGCGGCGACGGGACTCTGTCTCGCGGGAACCGGCCCGGGGCGTATCTCGCTCGACCGACTGATCGGAATCGGTCAGCCAGGATGGACGGGGCTCGTGATCGGCCTGGCGGGGGTGGTCGGGGCAGGGCTTTTGCTGGCGCTGTGCTGGCGACCAGAAGACGCCGGGTAG